TACCCACACGCTTAGACGGCGTCAAAGGTTTGCCAGCCAGGGCGCTTTACCCAACTGGTTGAGGGGCAGCGAGGCCAGCTGATTTTTGATCTCGCCTACTCGCAATTGATCATCCAGGGAGTGCCAAATTTATCGACTACCATGCCAAACCGCTGGGCCCAGAAAGTTTTTTCCAGGGGCATTTGAATGGTGCCGCCTTCGGCTAGGGTAGCAAAGGTTTTCTCAGCCTTGTCTGGGTCAGAAATTTGCAGAGACACCGAGAAACCTTTGGGTGCATCGTACTGCCCTGGGGGGCAGTCGGATCCCATGATCGCTCCGTCGCCCAGAGTCAGCTGGGTGTGCATAATCTTGTTGGCAAATTCGGTGGGCACTTCACCCTCGGCGGGGGAACCGGCAAAGGTCATCATTTCGCCTAGCTCTCCCCCTAAAACCTGGTGGTAGAACTTGAAGGCGGCTTCGCACTGGCCATCAAACATCAGGTAAGGATTAACTTGCATAGGGTTTCCTCAAATAAATGGGTTGCATGAGTTACATCGAACGGACGGGAACATTTAGGAACATTCCTGGGCCGCTGCCGTGGCGGCGGTGCCGCGCTCACCCCTGGCTCTATCTATTAGTCGAAGGGCGCGAGGCAAAATCGACAGGGCGGCTCATATTTTTAGGGAATTTTGTCCGGGCTCCATAAACCTCAGCTGGTTGCCGTCGGGGTCGGCAATGGTCATCTGCCAAAAGCCCAGGTCGTTGTTGGGGGGAACCGTTACCGGTACACCTCGTTTGAGGAAGTCCTGATGCCAGGTTTCTACCTCTGGAACGACAAAGTGAACCAGGCCGCCAACCTGGCAGTCGCCTGCATGGGCCGACAGGTAGAGCCGCATGCGATCGCAGACCACCGCCATAAACACCGGCAAGTGCGGCGCAAAACGGTGTTCCCACTCCAGCTCAAAACCGAGCTGGTCGAGATAGAACGCTTTGCTGCGCTCGTATTGAGTAATGCGTAGTGCCGGAATCACCCGTTGTTCAGGTAGGGACATGGGCAGTGCTCTCCGCTGATGTCGCATTGGTCCAGGCATTGCGCTCCAGGCGATAGACCGAACAGTCGTCGTCGCCAAAGCGGCGGTGCTCCAAAAATGTAAAACCCAGGCGCTGGTAGAAGCGGTGGGCGCGGGTGTTGCTGGTCAGCGGGTCAATCAGCACCGCCGTCACCTCGGGGGCGGCAAAGCAGCGGGCCAGGGCCAGCCGCATCATGGCGGTGCCGTAGCCCTTGCCCAATTCCGTAGGTTCGCCAATCCAGATGTCGATCGCCCGCAGGTTTGCAGGTACATCGCCCCAGTAGTGGCTGTCTTCTTGGGCCGGGTCAATAATTTGAATAAACCCAATGGGGCGACCGTCAACCTCGGCGATGAGCTGCTCGCGCCAGGCGGGAGTGCGGGCTAGCTCCACCTCCCAGCCCCAGTCGTCGTTGGGGTCAGCGGCGACCACCTGGGGCTGCTCGTCCCAGTGGCGCAGGAGGTCAACATCGGCGAGGGTAGCGGGCCGCAGGGCAAGGCTGCTTGACTCGGGCATGGTTGTTACCGGCTGATTTAACATCGGTTAACCGCCCAAACATTGTAGTTCTCTTGTACTATTTTGTGACCAGAAGAAATGAATCTTCAAACCCTTCCCCAGGCCGGGCGATCGCCACCGCACGCCACCGCTCTAGGCCCCGCCATCCTCAGGTTTCCGCGCCCACCTCAAAACAGATTCTCCGCACGAATTGCACTAGATTAGAAGTAGAGGGCCTGCACGACAGGGCCAATTCGCTTAGGTAGTACGTCGCTATGAACTTTTTGGCAAATCTCATCCCCGGTCGGGCCGATGTGGCCACCCTACCCAAGCGCAGCCGCCGGGTGCGCGGGGTAGAACTCAAGAGCGAGGCTGAGCTTGAGATCATGCGCGGGGCCGCCCGCATTGTCGCCACGGTACTCAAAGAAATCGAGGCCCTGGTGCAGCCGGGCATGACCACCGCCGATCTCGACGCCCACGCCGAAAAGCGCATCCGCGAAATGGGGGCCACCCCCAGCTTCAAGGGCTACCACGGCTTTCCGGCGTCGATCTGCGCCTGCGTCAACGACCAGGTGGTGCACGGCATTCCCAGCAAGCGCCAGACCATCCGCAAAGGCGACCTGCTCAAGGTCGATACCGGGGCCTACTACAACGGCTTCCACGGCGACTCCTGCATCACCATTGCGGTGGGGCAGGTGTCGAAGCAGGCCCAGCAGCTGATGGTGGCGGCGGAGGCGGCCCTGTATGCGGGCATTGCCCAGGTGAAGCCGGGGAACACGCTGCTGGACATTGCCGGGGCGATCGAAGACTGCGTGACCAGCTACGGGTTCACCGTGGTGGAAGATTTCACCGGCCACGGGGTGGGCCGCAACCTGCACGAAGCGCCCTCGGTGTTTAACTTTCGCACCCGGCAGTTGCCCAATATGAAGCTGCTGCCGGGGATGACCCTGGCGATCGAGCCGATTTTGAACGCGGGGTCGAAGCAGACCCGCACCCTGAAAGATCAGTGGACGGTGGTGACGGTGGATCGCAGCCTGTCGGCCCAGTTTGAGCACACGGTGCTGGTCAGCGAGACGGGGTACGAGATTTTGACCGATCGCGCCCAGATTCCCGTGGCGCTGGCGTCTTAAGAATTTGAGGGAGTTGCTTCCGGCAAAGATCCCAGGGTTCTTGAAGAACCCTGGGATCTGGCTCACCCATGAGGAGAAGGTCAGCAATAATTCTTCCGGATCGGACTGAATCGCTTACCCACTACAGTTCACAAGTCTCGACGCGAGAGAAGACACAACCACATCCCCTCCCAACCCCCCACCACCAAAACCGAATACCCACCCAAAGGAAATTCTCCATTGGGAGATAAAGGGGGGTTCGCCTGGAGGTCGTAGTAGTTCAGATATTTGCCGCCTTTGCGCCAGCCGACGCGATCGCAAAACTTGTACCAAATCCTATCACCCGGATATTCCCCGTCAAGCTTGGCCCCGCATTCCACGTAGATTTTCTTCTGCACGCTAAAGCCAAACTTGCCCCGGCTATACTTCACCCACAAGCGGTCAATGGTTCGCAAGTCTGTGCAGGG
The nucleotide sequence above comes from Nodosilinea sp. PGN35. Encoded proteins:
- the map gene encoding type I methionyl aminopeptidase, producing MNFLANLIPGRADVATLPKRSRRVRGVELKSEAELEIMRGAARIVATVLKEIEALVQPGMTTADLDAHAEKRIREMGATPSFKGYHGFPASICACVNDQVVHGIPSKRQTIRKGDLLKVDTGAYYNGFHGDSCITIAVGQVSKQAQQLMVAAEAALYAGIAQVKPGNTLLDIAGAIEDCVTSYGFTVVEDFTGHGVGRNLHEAPSVFNFRTRQLPNMKLLPGMTLAIEPILNAGSKQTRTLKDQWTVVTVDRSLSAQFEHTVLVSETGYEILTDRAQIPVALAS
- a CDS encoding glyoxalase superfamily protein, whose translation is MSLPEQRVIPALRITQYERSKAFYLDQLGFELEWEHRFAPHLPVFMAVVCDRMRLYLSAHAGDCQVGGLVHFVVPEVETWHQDFLKRGVPVTVPPNNDLGFWQMTIADPDGNQLRFMEPGQNSLKI
- a CDS encoding glyoxalase/bleomycin resistance/extradiol dioxygenase family protein; protein product: MQVNPYLMFDGQCEAAFKFYHQVLGGELGEMMTFAGSPAEGEVPTEFANKIMHTQLTLGDGAIMGSDCPPGQYDAPKGFSVSLQISDPDKAEKTFATLAEGGTIQMPLEKTFWAQRFGMVVDKFGTPWMINCE
- a CDS encoding GNAT family N-acetyltransferase; its protein translation is MPESSSLALRPATLADVDLLRHWDEQPQVVAADPNDDWGWEVELARTPAWREQLIAEVDGRPIGFIQIIDPAQEDSHYWGDVPANLRAIDIWIGEPTELGKGYGTAMMRLALARCFAAPEVTAVLIDPLTSNTRAHRFYQRLGFTFLEHRRFGDDDCSVYRLERNAWTNATSAESTAHVPT